acagcaggaggcctgggCTCTCCGCTTTGCATCTATCACCGGGATTCCGAATGTGCAGGGTGCAGTGGATGGCACGCACATTGCCTTGCGGGCcccccatgcagggccgcagcaatttttgaacaggaaggggttccactccctgaccgtccaaattgtctgcgaccatcaaaTGAAGACTGTGCAGGTCaatgcacgccacccagggaaTGTCCATGACAGCCTTGTGatccggcagtcggacatccctgggctctttgaaggtcAGCCCAGGCTCCCAGGATGGCTACTAAGTGACAGGGGTTCCTGCTAAGgtcttggctgatgacgcctgtgcagaggcccgAGACCGAGTCGGAGACCGCTACAacaaggcccatgcagccacccgatCCATCGTTGAGCGGTGCATTGGCCCGCTGAACTTACGGTTCCGCTGTTTGGACtgctcgggggggagggggggggccctccagtatgactCTGTGCGTGTTTCACGCATCATTATCATTTGCTGCACTCTTCACAACATCacgcagcagcggggagaccagctggagcaggaggaggaggaggagccacgAGGGGGCAAGGTGGGCGTCCCGCcatatgaagagccggaggaaagagggTGGGCGGTAATGacaggtgtccggcagggaaggacAGCCAGGGacaccttgattgcagcccgcttcacctagctggtgctgtgcagtgaggagggtgcaaccaacacacatccaccacaccccaggagcacgTGCAGCCGCTATTCCACCTCCAAACCGACCtgagccctcaaaccaccacatcacccttcccctgcttcTGTCGTCCCAGCACcatatcccccagaaacatccgaccatattaatgtgcctgggctggcaatggttgcaagtcttagttgaaggctggaggatgatgacgactcgctgttgtgcacactgggatcctgcgcCTGATgcaactcaagtctgactcccacATGTTACTCCGAATGCatactgccaccctggcccatgcAGCTGTAAGGATTGGGGACACGTTTTTTGGCCAAGAGAGGGGGACGGGGCACTTGCACCAAGAGTCTGGTGGACGTtagggaaggtagggcaggcactctgaaacatatggctgagtctgcaaggctcaacagacagcaccacTATGTTTGGGAGTGGGGAATACTGAgctgtggtggtgggggcggggaagATAATCAGAAACACATTCGTCACAgcgtgatgtgcaattaacagtttattgtgctcttaacataaatgattaccaaaccctgactagtgctgaccttcacccatgccctcgAGTGAGCTATaattttctaactttgtgctgtccaCTGCTTCTTCtcagtgctaccccaggatgcacagcagaggtggaggtgtccagctgcgATGCtcgccccattgcctgtgatgcccttggcggacgtcccctgggtggTCGGAATCTGGCTGACTTGTGGATGGCACTGTTTTGGTGTCACcttgttcatctcgctggccctgagatgccccggtgtgaggaaggggggaatcggaaggtctTGGGATATCTGGGATTTCCTGGGTGGAAGACACCGGCATGGGCTCAAGACCTTCCTCTTCCCTTGGGATGCGCAGAGGCCCCAGGGGCATTCCATGGGACGCCAGGGAGCTGGACTGAACTCCAGAAGCTCAGGtttcacctggctctgccagtcctggaggcctagatgcgtctgccccatgatgtgttgatccctcagccctggccctctgagactcggccaagctctggagcccctctgctACAGCTTTCTGGGAGCGAGCCTGGCTCTGgggcccctcagcagtagccctctgagtctGGACTAAGTTGTTGAGGCTCACAGccacagcctgctgtgtctccagaatgccagtgagagtcccagccatggccagcagtgtctcccacatgcccccgacacccatggccatcaaACGCTGTGCTtcctggatgccggaaacacactcgCCTGTGGCCCGCAGTGTCTCCAGGAtcgcctggaccctgtcacccatgaggacagactctgaggcagactttccactgcggttgccacccttgcagtgttggcctgagtctcacgctgtgtcggcaccacctcctgcaacagcactctgactcccctacacagccttgcagtcgcagcatggttgctgacagcccttccacaactccccgggtttcctgatgcatctccaccagcctagGGAGGAACAAacacagaggcccagcagctggcttggggacagctgaatcctggcctccggcaaaCCTCCGTGTGTCTGAGCCCTgagatgtgcccgcctccacccaatgttgcatcagcggctgtgatgtgctcaccagttcatgacccagaagcctcaacactaaaggtatccACCGTGGTGATTGTCTCTGTGTTGGTAAGGTGTGTGGTACATGGCAGTGACACTTTAGTTGTGCTGCCCTTGGAGGATTcttcagtgcctccctccgagatGTCATCCAGGGgatcgtgggcagtttgctccagagcagtggGGGCGGCGGCAACACCCAAAGGGCTGGATTCCTCTGAGTCCATAGTTGtaaaaaagaacacacattaaggggagggaggcaaaacattctatgcagcatcgcacttacttcgagGAGGATCTAGGTTGAGGGtgtgcttctgctcacttgcatgcaaGACACCGACCTGGCTGTCAGTGATAATTCGagatggcccatcaccccctgccagctccatggtacgctcctccatgctggtcagctgccgcaggtcaggcacaccaccaccagtctgtgtcattTCCCATGCATTGtggatgttcttttcctgtgggtacataaggtggatagcaagcattaacataaTGCAGTGCATGGCgtgcaatgcgtgcctgtgtctcgggcgttgtgctgacagtttcggggaaagcagtcaccactgaagggtgcttgttgaagggtgaggggaaggggttagattctgttcttgGGGGAAGGCTTacttgcatgcccttcaggtatCGAAGCTGGGTTGgcgatccgtgccaagcatgtgcggggttccaagagGCATGCTCACTCATCCTTGCTGTTCGCAGAAGGTCGTACATTTTTTTGCGACACTGCCTGCCACAacgcggtgtcaggctcctggcattcaccacttctgccactcctcccacaatgcagtgacagatgcaccccttgggttggGGCCCTGGCCGGGGAACAGACGATCATGCTCTCCCccacggcatctagcaggtgctcctggtaggcctctgaaaatctgggagcaggtttccacacagccatctttgtggcatgactgtgtgtccattcctatagcttatatacagctctggcttattaggggagtgcaggtgcagtgagtgtggccagtccagGGCCCATTGGCAACAAATCCTTGcgagaaattttgaaggctgcattcagttaagtgtcatgcatccctcggggtgttgattggctgccattcaataggctgctgtgtccgggggggcggcgggggtggggggtgggtgcaaaGCTCAGGGCTCCTAATCGATTAGCTGCTGTGCCcagggggggtgcaatactcaagactgccattcaagagagggattgaTCACAAGCTGAGGTTGTGCATGTCAGTACAACGTTAGTTCTCTGCAGgacagcagtgaggacagtatgttcaagggatgaagGCATTGGGTACCCACATTATCCcgatccatgggggcatgaggtgagcaggcagccatgtctgtgtgagcggggagacagggtgggggggtgcagcaaTGAGGTCagcaatgtctgtgtgtgggggggtagtgggggccagcgatgaggccagcgatgtctatgTGGGGGCGTTGTGCGGGCCAACAATGAGGCCAGCAGTGTCTGAGTGGGGGGATTGTgcaggccagcaatgaggccGGCAATGTGTGTGACGAGGGTTGtgcgggccagcgatgaggccagcaatgtctgtgagggttggatggcagtgatctggatgctgggaggtcttttcagtgATCTCCCAGCAATGTGCCCATGTAtgggttcccgctcatcccgccgatttcaggctctttggtgcaaataggccccgccccctgagttTTTAATTATATTTACGATTGTGACTttggcattgcacagagtggggagattcaggtgagaagctgaactgaaaaaACTGTTGTGatcgagaacagttttcccgccaattcagcgcttttgggagaatcgcggccatgggccaggattctcccaaaaaggttctaAGTGTCATATTCGtggcaaaactggagtaaatcatgctgtttttttcagtgggacttcagacaagaatctcctacactctgttcAATGCAGAGGTCGCCAGCATAATTAAatttcattaaatttcaggggacagggcctattcccactcgggaagctgaaaccagcgggcctctgcgcatgcgcagtgaccccaaactgtcaacctcctgtttgctggccagctcaatcgctgtccAGTACAGgaaccctgcagtgctgcccccaacccccccatggcctgattgtGGCCCCCCTGACCATTCGCGGACCGGCCCTGAACCTCCCTGTCCCGGCTGCCCGATCTCCAGCTCCCCTCCCAGCAGTGACAATCTCcggcagacacccccagccgggaggcagaccacccccagcagacccccccggttgagcactccctcccccccccccaattgctggcctccctcctaccCCGACCGGATCACAATGCAGATTGGCAGTGGGATCCCCTTACCCCCAATGATCACCCCCCAGCAGGCTCCCCCCAGCAGGCCCCCcaataagccccacccccttggcactgccccatgtctggtgggcagtgccaaggtgcccctgggcatgagcactttgccccttcGACAGTGCCATGGGGCATAGCCTGACACTGCCAAGGTacccatgcccatggggcaccatCCCCTGCCGTTCAGCCCCCggggggcccccgattgcccccccttcattccagcagggtcatcCTGCTAGCTCCTCGaaaatggggagctagtctgaaccccgtagGAGTGAAATAATCCTGGCGGGTTATGAGATGCTaccgggcccggagaattcagtcttgGGCCTGCTAAATTCattaaaataacattaaaataagatgtaAAATACTGACCTGGTGTTCCCACCCGTTTCCAGCATGAATCAGATGGCACCGTAAATTTGGCACTGAGAGATGCGCGCGCAGCCCGGATGCGAGATTCTCCCACCATGCTACGCTAGAAAATTAGCGCAACGgggtgggagaatcatccccattaactctgtttctctccccattggttctgctgagtatttccagcattttctgtttttatacctTGATTGGCTTCCTATATATTATTCAATCTTATTTGCATTTATAACATTTTTGCAACATTACCAGCATTGGACTGGAGACGCTTATAAATATCAAATCATCATTTTTTATATACGCTTAGTTTGAACTATTGATGCCGTTATGTATGAGCATTTCACCAACACCGAGTGATGAAGCTGACCGTTGAAGACAGGCCACTTCATCAAGCAAAGGACTGTGCAAATAACTCTACCCCATTGAAAGTCATTGCATTCAGAAAAGGAAATTCATGGGAGAATCACAGAGGCATGTTGAAGTCAAATATTAAAGTTCAATTTTATCTGCTGGACTCACATttggaacatttttaaaaaggcagttTCAATTATTAAAACAAAGAcacggggcctgattttaccattttcattctaaatgctgaatctgggcgcaattcagatccgacttggaaatctgctttcaggcgctcctatacacactttgcctgaaaaaaagattgcgggtctgaatcacgctgtgggcagggcttagcgcacccgaaacgatcggaTCTCTGaactgcgcagttagaaaaaaattagaaaaagcgcgcccgtgtcacatcgctcccgggctggagaaagcggcctgggagcaaaaagcgggtgtgatggcctccacagacatcactaacccccttatccatccacaccactgcccccccccccccccccgctgcgacccagaccgatcacaacccactgcccccttccctcccaccgatcgcccgcagagtggcagtggacccccctgcaccccccgtctccccccccccaccagagaacaatctagTCTCacttctccccccgccccccagagaactcccccacacccccccccccattcaccccccacatcatcacaccccccccccccacccgcccagagaatgatctggccccactccccccctccccggccagagaatgatctggcctcattccccaccccccacccccgctgagagtgatctggcctcactcccctccccctcttccgccagagaatgatctggcctcactcccttcccctcccaccctccccagagaatgatctggcccccctcccccccccccccccaagagaatgatctggcctcactcccaccacccctccccctccccccccagagaatgatctggcctcactcccctgccccccccccccccccccccggcagagaacgatctggcctcagtcccctcccacccccacacctcccagagaatgatctggcctcactccccactccccctcctcaagagaatgatctggcctcacttccccccctcccccaagagaatgatctggcctcaccccccttcccctcctcccctctcccccccccccccccccccccagagaatgatctcgcCTCACTCTACCACCCTCaggtacctgacgaaggagcagcgctccgaaagctagtggcttttgctcccaaataaacctgttggactttaacatggtgttgtgagacttcttactgtgttaccccagtccaacgctggcatctccacattaagatgGCAGCCACAGGCCACCTGATGTTTGGGTCTGCAAGTTGGCCAAGCTTCTGAAAGCTTCTCAAAGGTGGGTTACAATGAACATGTTTGGACAAAGGTAGGTGTGGAATATTACCTATCTTTACTAGGACTTACCCAAAAACAACAAGGACAATAAGGCAAAGGAATATTAAAAGGAAAACAAGATCTCTCCTGCTGGTTCAGTAAAATTGCATTGCTCAACATTGTTTCATAAAATTTCTTTAGTCTACATTTGAAAGAGATGAAAAATATACAATTACTTTACCTTGTTCTGGTTTAATGAGATTAGCTGAAAAGATTAAAGAAGGACAGATGaatattcagaaagaatattagtTGATCATAGTTCATCATATGATTGATTGGCATAATTAACGTTTTAACCGAGGACATCATGGTGGTAACGCTCCTTCAACATAAGAACAAAaggacacaagaaataggagcaggagcacaccatttggcctgttgaaccagctctgccattcagtacacTCATGGCCAATCTTGGACTTCAACTTTCCCACCCACTTCCCATATCCCTTAGTTCTCTAAGGGACGaagaatctgtctatcccagtcttagaattcaacaatggagcatccacaaccttctggggtagagaattccaaatattttaaCCCTGTGAGTGAAGTAATTTAATCTTATTGCGgtcctaaatgattgaccccttGTCCTGAGGCTGTGCCCACATTTTAGATTTACCAATCAGCAGAAATAATTTCCATGAGTCTACCATATCAAGCctgttcagaatcttatatgtttaatGAGATTATTtgtcattattctaaactccagagaatatacaCCCAACTTTCTCAGCCTCTCATCCTTCTTATGCctcttatgcactttggaaggaggaatggagtcatagactattttctgaatgggaaaatgcttaggaaatcagaaacacagggacttgggagttattgttcaagattctcttaaggttaatgtgcaggttcagttggcagttaggaaggcaaatgcaacgttagcattcatgttgagagggctagagtacaagagcagcaatgtacttctgaggctgtataaggctctgctcagacctcatttggagtattatgagcagctttgggctccatatctaaggaaggatgtgctggccttggaaagggtccggaggagattcacaagaatgatccctggaatgaagagcttgtcgcatgagaaatggttgaggactctgggtctgtactcgttggagtttagaaggatgaggggggattttattgaaacttacaggatactgcgaggcctggatagagtggacgtggagaggatgtttccactagtaagaaaaactagaaccagactgcacaacctcaggctaaaggaacgatccttttaaacagagatgaggaggaatttcttcagccagagagtggtgaatctgtggaaccctttgccgcagaaggctgtggcggccaagtcattgaatgtctttaagacagagatagataatttCTTGGTTAATaatggggtcaggggttatgggggaaaggcaggagaatgagaatgagaaaaatatcagccataattgaatggcagagcagactcgatggactgagtggcctaattctgctcctatgttttatggtcttatggaccaaTTTCGTGAACTTTTGCTGTATGGCCTCCAGtgcaagcatatccttccttgAACATAGATACAAAAACGGCACAGTGATTTTAGCAATGCCCCTGTACAATTGTATCATGACTTCTTTATTTCTGTACTCCAATTCCTTTGCAAtacaggccagcatgccatttgatttcctaattgcttgctgtacctttgTGCTAACTTCCTGCATTTTGACTATGAGCACACACGATTCTGCATACTTGCAAAAAATATTCTACTTTTCTATTCTGACCAAAGTGAATGACTTCACACTAcctcacattatattccacctgccaacTACTTGCCTACTCTATTAATCTGTCTATATCTGTTCACaccctccctgtgtcccccccACAACTTATCTGTTCACCtagatttgtatcatcagcaaacatagaTATGTTACCTCTgtttcttcatccaagtcataatagattgtaaatagctgaggcaccggcactgatccttgtgggacTCTGATAGTCACAGGCTGCCAACTTGAAGGTGCCCCGTTTATGCCCACGCTCTGCTTCTTGTTCAACCAATCTTCTTTCCATGCTAGTATATTAACCCTGACACCATGAGCCTTTATCTTGCCAATGAACCTCTTGTGTGGCACTTGATCAGAATTCCTTTAGCAAATCCAGATTTACTATATCTAGTAGTTCCCCATTTAGATACATCCTCATAAGTGTTATTAAATTTGTCAACcaggatttcccttttgtaaaacatGTTTACTTATTCTAATTATAcaatactttttgaagtgcatTTCTAAAACTTCCATAATGatagattccaacattttcccaatgactgatgttaggctaactgatctggagttccctgttttctctctccctcctttagtGAAAAACAATGTTACAGTTGCCAGCTTCCAACTTGATGGGACTTCCAGAATCcgagaaattttggaaaatcatagctagTGCATCgaatatttcttcagctatccCTTTAGAACCCTAGTGTGTAGGCAATCAACTCCCAGGGATTTGTCACACATTCATCCCTTAATTTTTTTCAATACTTATTCTCTACTGATTTTATTTATGTTAATTTCCTCACTCTTATTAGCCACGAGGTTACCCTCGATTTCTGCTATGAAACTAGTATCTTATACTATGAAGACTGaaacaaaggccagaattctccagccattcacgcctgcaggattc
Above is a genomic segment from Mustelus asterias chromosome 11, sMusAst1.hap1.1, whole genome shotgun sequence containing:
- the LOC144500888 gene encoding suppressor of tumorigenicity 14 protein homolog; translation: MTQTGGGVPDLRQLTSMEERTMELAGGDGPSRIITDSQVGVLHASEQKHTLNLDPPRNQGPCIYLVKNSGSFASPNYPNDYPNNADCTWYIRVDNQKRIGLNFTDLECCQTN